One Silene latifolia isolate original U9 population chromosome 4, ASM4854445v1, whole genome shotgun sequence DNA segment encodes these proteins:
- the LOC141653563 gene encoding glutathione S-transferase T1-like, with amino-acid sequence MATEVLKIYGDRKSQPTRALLLFSKVNGIEFEEVTIELSTGASKTPEFQAINPMKKVPAIAHGEFTLFESHAILIYLACTYSVPDHWYPSDLRKRAKLHSVLDWHHTNLRRGSVTYLINTVLAPFFGKSPNPEGAAEGEQALASSFSTIETVWLKSDAKFLLGNDEPSIADLSLVSEIMQLHMLGDEDRNRLIGPYKKVQEWIENVKNATNPHFDEVHQQLFEVIASFRQKA; translated from the exons ATGGCTACTGAAGTTCTCAAGATCTATGGCGATCGCAAATCTCAACCCACGCGCGCTCTCCTTTTGTTTTCCAA GGTTAATGGAATTGAGTTTGAAGAAGTCACAATTGAGCTATCTACTGGCGCTTCCAAAACTCCGGAATTTCAAG CTATTAATCCAATGAAGAAAGTTCCAGCTATAGCTCATGGAGAATTTACTTTGTTTGAGAG CCATGCCATTCTCATTTATCTTGCCTGCACTTATAGTGTGCCTGATCACTG GTATCCGAGTGATCTTCGCAAGAGGGCTAAGCTTCATTCTGTATTGGACTGGCATCACACCAACTTACGCCGTGGTTCAG TGACATACCTAATCAATACCGTGTTAGCACCATTCTTCGGAAAGTCACCAAATCCAGAGGGCGCAGCTGAAGGTGAACAAGCTCTAGCTTCATCCTTCTCCACAATTGAGACAGTCTGGCTTAAGAGTGACGCCAAGTTCTTGCTAGGCAATGACGAACCCTCTATTGCAGATCTCTCCCTGGTGTCTGAAATCATGCAGCTTCAT ATGTTGGGTGATGAAGACAGGAACAGGCTAATTGGTCCGTACAAGAAAGTTCAGGAGTGGATTGAAAATGTGAAGAATGCAACAAATCCTCACTTCGATGAAGTTCATCAACAACTCTTTGAAGTTATTGCCAGCTTCAGGCAAAAGGCATAA